The following proteins come from a genomic window of Archocentrus centrarchus isolate MPI-CPG fArcCen1 chromosome 3, fArcCen1, whole genome shotgun sequence:
- the LOC115800729 gene encoding semaphorin-7A-like isoform X1 has product MRLSLAACLLLLYLCDHSVGTAEGSPRMILTVKETKMKRFNLQDKPPVQILLEGQPDTVLAAGQTDLNTYNFQNSEKSQNHIVMRWKECNGEHSEQDCSYNITLVHPREDTNQLFVCGTNDRETVCCNTDLTESPLCAPSENMKSLRDGISRFIIKKGEPSALVESEQSTDLYITNSGSQDNVGIHKFGKGRVQPSAHHKEQYYVGLVLSRRKEDPSQSRVYGFYKEKNKDRGLYSKLWLPFVTQVCMTDVGGSKNNLQFIWTSQMSARLFCGDPERGQYYSELVDVATVHAERWQDTKIYALFRNEWGMSAVCVYTIEDISKIFTNSTFKNHARDQLDVPRRCAPDSTKIPVDILKKIAQTSEMEQSVQPLGGSGLLHFNRHTYTHIRVDSSPSKRSINSTVIFLSLEDGRIHKVLQNESHTYVIAEYQPFEHKEHVLSFILHPASKKLYVTSDSELVQLDAKNCDHYGNTCQDCILSRDPYCGWNGSHCTPETKEMWHDAVTGDVSICEKPSAEALYSNPSPDKNAVTVRLHSKHFLRCPMLSHHAQYTWWHLENSTSCILKGNECLYLIDSVNGEHEGIHECISEEKGYRKVVAKYQLQLENKAAGGQSKPMIWVGLMVVLIMSLSC; this is encoded by the exons ATGAGGCTCTCATTAGCGGCATGTTTGTTACTTTTATACCTCTGTGATCATTCTGTGGGGACCGCTGAGGGTTCTCCGAGGATGATACTCACAGTAAAAG aaacaaaaatgaaaaggttCAATCTTCAGGACAAGCCACCTGTACAGATTCTTCTAGAAGGGCAGCCGGACACAGTTTTAGCTGCTGGACAAACAGACCTGAATACCTACAACTTTCAAAACAGTGAGAAG TCACAGAATCATATAGTTATGCGGTGGAAGGAATGCAACGGTGAACACAGTGAACAG GATTGCAGCTATAACATCACTTTGGTCCACCCGAGGGAAGACACTAaccagctgtttgtttgtggaACCAATGACAGGGAAACAGTTTGCTGTAACACG gacTTAACAGAGTCGCCCTTGTGCGCTCCCTCTGAAAATATGAAGAGTTTAAGAGATGGAATAAGCAGATTTATCATAAAGAAGGGTGAACCGTCAGCCCTTGTGG AATCTGAACAAAGTACAGATCTCTACATAACAAACTCTGGATCTCAAGATAATGTTGGCATTCACAAGTTTGGGAAAGGAAGAGTGCAGCCATCAGCCCACCATAAAG AGCAGTATTATGTAGGTTTGGTGCTCAGCAGACGCAAAGAGGATCCCTCCCAGAGCAGAGTTTATGGCTTCTataaggagaaaaacaaagaccgTGGACTGTACAGTAAATTGTGGCTCCCCTTTGTGACTCAGGTTTGCATG ACAGATGTTGGTGGTTCTAAGAACAACCTGCAGTTTATCTGGACATCCCAGATGAGTGCCAGGCTCTTCTGTGGAGACCCTGAGAGAGGACAGTATTACTCTGAGCTCGTAGATGTGGCCACTGTGCATGCAGAGCGATGGCAGGATACTAAGATCTACGCACTCTTTAGAAACGAATG GGGAATGAGTGCTGTTTGCGTCTACACAATAGAAGACATCAGCAAAATCTTCACAAACTCCACCTTCAAAAACCACGCAAGAGACCAACTAGATGTTCCAAGGAGG TGTGCTCCTGACAGCACCAAGATACCAGTGGACATCCTGAAGAAGATCGCTCAGACTTCAGAGATGGAGCAGTCGGTTCAGCCTCTGGGCGGCtctggccttcttcactttAATCGCCACACGTACACTCACATCCGTGTTGATAGTTCACCAAGCAAGAGAAGCATTAACAGCACTGTTATCTTCTTATCTTTAG AGGATGGAAGAATCCATAAAGTACTGCAGAATGAAAGTCACACCTATGTCATCGCTGAGTATCAACCATTCGAGCACAAAGAACACGTCCTCAGCTTCATCCTCCATCCTGCCTCT AAAAAGCTGTATGTGACCAGTGACAGTGAACTGGTCCAGCTTGATGCGAAAAACTGTGACCATTACGGAAACACCTGCCAGGACTGCATCTTATCCAGAGATCCTTACTGCGGCTGGAACGGCAGCCACTGCACCCCTGAGACAAA GGAGATGTGGCATGATGCGGTCACTGGGGATGTTTCCATCTGCGAAAAACCCTCTGCAGAAG CGTTGTATAGCAATCCAAGTCCAGACAAAAATGCAGTCACTGTCAGACTTCACTCAAAGCATTTCCTGCGATGCCCAATGCTGTCCCATCATGCTCAGTACACTTGGTGGCACCTTGAAAACTCCACATCCTGCATCTTGAAAGGGAATGAATGCCTTTATCTGATCGACAGCGTGAACGGTGAGCATGAGGGAATTCATGAGTGTATATCAGAGGAGAAGGGTTACAGGAAAGTAGTGGCAAAGTACCAACTACAGCTGGAGAACAAGGCAGCGGGTGGACAGTCAAAGCCAATGATCTGGGTTGGTCTAATGGTGGTTCTGATTATGAGTTTGTCCTGTTAG
- the LOC115800729 gene encoding semaphorin-7A-like isoform X2, protein MRWKECNGEHSEQDCSYNITLVHPREDTNQLFVCGTNDRETVCCNTDLTESPLCAPSENMKSLRDGISRFIIKKGEPSALVESEQSTDLYITNSGSQDNVGIHKFGKGRVQPSAHHKEQYYVGLVLSRRKEDPSQSRVYGFYKEKNKDRGLYSKLWLPFVTQVCMTDVGGSKNNLQFIWTSQMSARLFCGDPERGQYYSELVDVATVHAERWQDTKIYALFRNEWGMSAVCVYTIEDISKIFTNSTFKNHARDQLDVPRRCAPDSTKIPVDILKKIAQTSEMEQSVQPLGGSGLLHFNRHTYTHIRVDSSPSKRSINSTVIFLSLEDGRIHKVLQNESHTYVIAEYQPFEHKEHVLSFILHPASKKLYVTSDSELVQLDAKNCDHYGNTCQDCILSRDPYCGWNGSHCTPETKEMWHDAVTGDVSICEKPSAEALYSNPSPDKNAVTVRLHSKHFLRCPMLSHHAQYTWWHLENSTSCILKGNECLYLIDSVNGEHEGIHECISEEKGYRKVVAKYQLQLENKAAGGQSKPMIWVGLMVVLIMSLSC, encoded by the exons ATGCGGTGGAAGGAATGCAACGGTGAACACAGTGAACAG GATTGCAGCTATAACATCACTTTGGTCCACCCGAGGGAAGACACTAaccagctgtttgtttgtggaACCAATGACAGGGAAACAGTTTGCTGTAACACG gacTTAACAGAGTCGCCCTTGTGCGCTCCCTCTGAAAATATGAAGAGTTTAAGAGATGGAATAAGCAGATTTATCATAAAGAAGGGTGAACCGTCAGCCCTTGTGG AATCTGAACAAAGTACAGATCTCTACATAACAAACTCTGGATCTCAAGATAATGTTGGCATTCACAAGTTTGGGAAAGGAAGAGTGCAGCCATCAGCCCACCATAAAG AGCAGTATTATGTAGGTTTGGTGCTCAGCAGACGCAAAGAGGATCCCTCCCAGAGCAGAGTTTATGGCTTCTataaggagaaaaacaaagaccgTGGACTGTACAGTAAATTGTGGCTCCCCTTTGTGACTCAGGTTTGCATG ACAGATGTTGGTGGTTCTAAGAACAACCTGCAGTTTATCTGGACATCCCAGATGAGTGCCAGGCTCTTCTGTGGAGACCCTGAGAGAGGACAGTATTACTCTGAGCTCGTAGATGTGGCCACTGTGCATGCAGAGCGATGGCAGGATACTAAGATCTACGCACTCTTTAGAAACGAATG GGGAATGAGTGCTGTTTGCGTCTACACAATAGAAGACATCAGCAAAATCTTCACAAACTCCACCTTCAAAAACCACGCAAGAGACCAACTAGATGTTCCAAGGAGG TGTGCTCCTGACAGCACCAAGATACCAGTGGACATCCTGAAGAAGATCGCTCAGACTTCAGAGATGGAGCAGTCGGTTCAGCCTCTGGGCGGCtctggccttcttcactttAATCGCCACACGTACACTCACATCCGTGTTGATAGTTCACCAAGCAAGAGAAGCATTAACAGCACTGTTATCTTCTTATCTTTAG AGGATGGAAGAATCCATAAAGTACTGCAGAATGAAAGTCACACCTATGTCATCGCTGAGTATCAACCATTCGAGCACAAAGAACACGTCCTCAGCTTCATCCTCCATCCTGCCTCT AAAAAGCTGTATGTGACCAGTGACAGTGAACTGGTCCAGCTTGATGCGAAAAACTGTGACCATTACGGAAACACCTGCCAGGACTGCATCTTATCCAGAGATCCTTACTGCGGCTGGAACGGCAGCCACTGCACCCCTGAGACAAA GGAGATGTGGCATGATGCGGTCACTGGGGATGTTTCCATCTGCGAAAAACCCTCTGCAGAAG CGTTGTATAGCAATCCAAGTCCAGACAAAAATGCAGTCACTGTCAGACTTCACTCAAAGCATTTCCTGCGATGCCCAATGCTGTCCCATCATGCTCAGTACACTTGGTGGCACCTTGAAAACTCCACATCCTGCATCTTGAAAGGGAATGAATGCCTTTATCTGATCGACAGCGTGAACGGTGAGCATGAGGGAATTCATGAGTGTATATCAGAGGAGAAGGGTTACAGGAAAGTAGTGGCAAAGTACCAACTACAGCTGGAGAACAAGGCAGCGGGTGGACAGTCAAAGCCAATGATCTGGGTTGGTCTAATGGTGGTTCTGATTATGAGTTTGTCCTGTTAG